In Blautia wexlerae DSM 19850, a single window of DNA contains:
- a CDS encoding aminotransferase class V-fold PLP-dependent enzyme: MNKIYLDQASTSFPKAPSVAQAVYDYLAGSAVNVNRGGYRAAYSVEEQIFETREQLLKLFHFTSGKGKNVIFTENITASLNVLLKGLLKPGDHVLVTAMEHNAVMRPLVQLEKHGISFDRIPCASDGSLLLDKATALLRPETKLVVCLHASNVCGTVMPAQEIGDFCKEHGLLFILDTAQTAGTINIDMEKCHIDALAFTGHKGLRGPQGTGGFLIRNKLAAQIEPLISGGTGSASHSEEVPAFLPDRFEPGTPNIPGILGLHAALCDLEKQSMEEIRQHELMLTQYFIDGILNLDPEEKFLRIIGKKNIENRCAVVSVQTLHMDMAQAAFELDSTYGIMTRVGLHCAPNAHKTLGTYPDGTLRFSFGPENTKQELDIALDALSALL; the protein is encoded by the coding sequence ATGAATAAAATATATCTGGATCAGGCAAGTACGTCTTTTCCCAAGGCACCATCTGTTGCACAGGCAGTTTATGATTACCTGGCAGGCTCTGCTGTGAATGTGAACCGGGGAGGATACCGGGCAGCTTATTCTGTGGAAGAACAGATTTTTGAGACAAGAGAACAGCTTCTGAAGCTCTTTCACTTTACTTCCGGAAAGGGTAAGAATGTTATTTTTACAGAAAATATCACTGCCAGTCTGAATGTTCTTCTGAAAGGACTTCTGAAACCCGGCGATCATGTACTTGTAACTGCCATGGAGCATAATGCAGTGATGCGTCCCCTTGTACAGCTGGAGAAACATGGAATTTCTTTTGACAGGATCCCATGCGCTTCTGACGGCAGTCTTCTGCTTGATAAAGCGACCGCACTCCTTCGTCCTGAGACTAAGCTTGTGGTCTGTCTTCATGCTTCTAATGTATGCGGAACTGTCATGCCAGCACAGGAAATCGGAGATTTCTGCAAAGAACATGGGCTTCTTTTTATTCTGGACACTGCACAGACGGCAGGAACCATTAACATTGATATGGAGAAATGTCACATAGACGCACTGGCATTTACAGGTCACAAGGGACTCAGAGGGCCACAGGGAACAGGTGGCTTTCTGATCCGCAATAAACTGGCAGCGCAGATTGAGCCTCTTATCAGCGGTGGAACAGGAAGTGCCTCTCATTCTGAAGAAGTACCGGCATTTCTTCCTGATCGTTTCGAGCCCGGAACTCCCAATATACCTGGGATTCTGGGACTTCATGCCGCACTCTGTGATCTGGAGAAACAGTCCATGGAAGAAATCCGCCAACATGAATTAATGCTGACACAATACTTTATAGATGGTATCCTGAATCTGGATCCTGAAGAAAAATTTCTGCGTATTATCGGTAAAAAAAATATTGAAAACCGTTGTGCAGTTGTATCCGTCCAGACCTTACATATGGACATGGCTCAGGCCGCCTTTGAGCTGGACAGTACTTATGGAATTATGACAAGAGTCGGCCTTCACTGTGCACCAAACGCACATAAAACTCTTGGAACATACCCGGATGGTACTCTCCGTTTTTCTTTCGGACCTGAGAATACAAAGCAGGAACTGGATATTGCTTTAGATGCATTATCCGCATTACTATAG
- a CDS encoding selenium metabolism-associated LysR family transcriptional regulator has translation MEFKQLEAFVAVVDYGSFSEAARRLYLTQPTISAHIRSLEDELHMKLIIRTTKKTTITAKGYQLYDSAVRMLEIRNNLLENFTGAHKHMIDLAASTIPSSYLLPELLAAFGKTHPDVYFHSIQSDSSESISRVLDGTVDLALVGQNTRDESCVFIPFCHDELVIATPVTDHYLALKNRETPAVFHDFLKDPIILREKGSGTKKEMDLFLERTGVTTGNLNVIARMNDLESIKKSIVNGLGISILSSRSVNDLQRTKQILVFPLEEAAHKRSFYIVYSKNRILKPHVKQFVQFVRDYYM, from the coding sequence ATGGAATTTAAACAGTTAGAAGCATTCGTCGCTGTCGTGGACTACGGCAGCTTCTCAGAGGCGGCCCGCCGCCTCTATCTGACACAGCCTACGATCAGTGCGCATATACGTTCCCTGGAAGATGAACTGCATATGAAACTGATCATCCGTACTACAAAGAAAACAACGATCACAGCCAAAGGCTACCAGCTTTATGACAGTGCAGTCCGTATGCTGGAAATCAGAAATAACCTGCTTGAAAATTTTACAGGTGCCCACAAACATATGATAGATCTGGCTGCATCTACCATTCCTTCTTCTTATCTTTTGCCGGAACTGCTTGCTGCTTTCGGAAAAACGCACCCTGATGTTTATTTTCACTCCATACAGTCAGACAGTTCTGAATCCATCAGCCGGGTACTGGACGGAACTGTAGATCTGGCTCTGGTAGGCCAGAATACACGTGATGAGAGCTGCGTGTTTATTCCTTTCTGCCATGATGAGCTGGTCATAGCAACTCCTGTAACAGATCACTATCTTGCACTCAAGAACAGAGAAACACCCGCTGTTTTTCATGATTTCCTGAAAGATCCTATTATCCTCAGGGAAAAGGGCTCCGGCACAAAAAAAGAAATGGACCTTTTTCTGGAGCGCACAGGCGTCACAACAGGCAATCTGAATGTAATCGCCCGCATGAATGACCTGGAAAGCATCAAAAAGTCCATTGTTAATGGTCTGGGAATCTCTATTCTTTCATCACGCTCTGTCAATGACCTGCAGAGGACAAAGCAGATTCTTGTCTTTCCGCTGGAGGAAGCTGCCCATAAGCGCAGTTTCTATATAGTCTACAGCAAAAACAGGATTCTGAAACCCCATGTAAAGCAGTTTGTACAGTTTGTGCGAGACTATTATATGTAA
- a CDS encoding EAL domain-containing protein produces MSKPKILIVDDSQLNREILSCMLEDKYDICEAENGKQAVEILERCHKDFKLVLLDLIMPVMDGYQVLAVMKEKQWLDMLPVICISSETSEDSIRRVYGLGASDYFTRPFDAMTVFHRVESTIALHDKMTGDLQDAMKMLSSIFHRILKINLSTDTYTVIRGKDSTAFMNPSLSESLKMMVDYKYIYEEDQEEYLKFCSIDNLRRELAKGRERIYLNYRTLIKQEYRWVCMEVIRSAEYKPDDQIAMMYIRDINDEYLKQLDKIIRHAKDAFASVTVNISDGSCIMANSRIASLELKDVNEPLDSYIERISQSIPQREVRTQYRKVFCVDNLRECLTQGKDMIQWECPVYAAKGISLRMIRTTVEMVRNVSYDRLEALIYFSDITENYFSEQIPHMLYRKNFDRIEIIDGQRDCVRLDHPGICAMEMVLAEEISYSGYVTEVMKKFVPDDEKSVYEKCVRLDTIRKELQEKDRYSFSVHQFNKKGEKCLKNYTFFYLNKFFDIIVATVEDITEKFEQDILTGGYNRQGFIRHVERILKESEDRTGYAVVFFDIKNFKAVNELFGTEIGDMMLRKVYEDVRKSELKPLVSAREDADHFICLVERKNLNLDMLTGMCQKKLTRGGKTLHLSVKCGIFMLEKKKMSVNGMIDRAKIAQRYITDEFVQSYKIYDSSMKNTYIDKATLAGELEEGIEQGQFKVYFQPVVDAMTGKIASAESLIRWFHPKKGFISPGVFIPALEESGHISELDLYVLDSVNEFQKKRYQSDKITVPVSTNLSWMDFYDETIMNWLEKKCVDASMPSGLCRMEITETSYAAIEADRNATLEALREAGILLLLDDFGSGYSSFGMLQNYNFDIMKIDMSFVRQIETNTKTRSIIRFIIEMAHTMNIKIIAEGAETKEQVEFLRDNGCDYIQGYYFYKPMPEEEFVKLLDAGR; encoded by the coding sequence TGCTGCCTGTTATCTGTATTTCATCAGAGACTTCCGAAGATAGCATCCGTCGGGTTTATGGGCTGGGAGCAAGTGATTACTTCACGCGTCCGTTTGATGCAATGACAGTCTTTCATCGTGTTGAGAGTACGATTGCGCTGCATGATAAGATGACGGGAGATCTGCAGGATGCGATGAAAATGCTATCATCCATTTTTCACCGGATACTCAAGATTAATCTCTCGACAGATACTTATACAGTTATCAGAGGAAAAGACAGTACTGCTTTCATGAATCCAAGTCTTTCTGAAAGCCTTAAAATGATGGTTGATTATAAGTATATTTATGAAGAGGATCAGGAAGAATATTTGAAATTCTGTAGTATAGATAATCTGAGAAGAGAACTTGCGAAAGGCAGAGAACGCATTTACCTGAACTACAGAACTCTGATAAAACAGGAGTACCGCTGGGTATGTATGGAAGTCATCAGAAGTGCAGAATATAAACCGGATGACCAGATTGCCATGATGTATATCCGGGATATCAATGATGAATATCTGAAACAGCTGGATAAGATCATACGTCATGCAAAAGATGCGTTTGCCTCAGTTACAGTAAATATTTCGGATGGAAGCTGTATTATGGCAAACAGCAGGATTGCTTCACTGGAGCTGAAAGATGTAAATGAACCACTGGATTCTTATATTGAGCGGATCAGTCAGTCTATTCCGCAGAGAGAAGTGAGAACTCAGTACAGAAAGGTATTTTGTGTAGATAATCTGAGGGAGTGTCTGACACAGGGAAAAGATATGATCCAATGGGAATGTCCTGTGTATGCCGCAAAAGGAATCAGTCTGAGGATGATCAGAACCACAGTTGAGATGGTCCGGAACGTTTCTTATGACAGGCTGGAAGCACTGATCTATTTTTCTGATATTACAGAGAACTATTTTTCAGAGCAGATTCCGCATATGCTGTACAGAAAGAATTTTGACAGAATAGAGATTATTGACGGGCAGAGAGACTGTGTGAGACTGGATCATCCGGGTATCTGTGCCATGGAGATGGTTCTGGCAGAAGAGATCAGTTATTCCGGTTATGTTACTGAAGTTATGAAGAAATTTGTTCCGGATGATGAGAAATCCGTATATGAAAAATGTGTGCGTCTTGATACCATTCGGAAAGAACTGCAGGAGAAAGATAGATATTCTTTCTCTGTTCATCAGTTTAATAAAAAAGGGGAGAAATGTTTAAAGAACTATACATTTTTTTACCTCAATAAATTTTTTGACATTATTGTAGCTACAGTTGAGGATATTACGGAGAAATTTGAACAGGATATTCTGACGGGCGGATATAACAGACAGGGTTTTATCCGTCATGTGGAACGGATCCTGAAAGAAAGTGAAGACAGAACCGGATATGCGGTTGTATTTTTCGATATTAAGAATTTCAAGGCAGTCAATGAACTTTTTGGAACAGAAATCGGAGATATGATGCTGCGCAAAGTGTACGAAGATGTCCGGAAATCAGAGCTGAAGCCTCTGGTATCGGCACGTGAGGACGCAGATCATTTTATCTGTCTGGTAGAACGTAAGAATCTCAATCTGGATATGCTTACCGGAATGTGTCAGAAGAAACTTACCCGGGGAGGAAAAACACTTCATTTGTCTGTCAAATGTGGGATTTTTATGCTTGAAAAGAAAAAAATGTCTGTGAATGGAATGATTGACAGGGCAAAGATTGCCCAGAGATATATTACAGATGAGTTTGTCCAGTCATATAAGATTTATGATTCTTCCATGAAGAATACATATATAGATAAAGCAACATTAGCAGGTGAACTGGAGGAAGGGATTGAGCAGGGACAGTTCAAAGTATATTTTCAGCCTGTTGTGGATGCAATGACCGGAAAGATTGCATCAGCAGAATCTCTGATCCGGTGGTTCCACCCGAAAAAGGGATTTATTTCGCCGGGTGTATTTATTCCTGCACTGGAGGAAAGCGGACATATTTCCGAACTGGATCTGTATGTGCTGGATTCGGTTAATGAATTTCAGAAGAAACGTTATCAGTCCGATAAGATCACAGTTCCGGTATCAACTAATCTGTCATGGATGGATTTCTATGATGAGACGATCATGAACTGGCTGGAGAAGAAATGTGTAGATGCTTCCATGCCGTCCGGTCTGTGCAGAATGGAGATTACAGAAACCTCCTATGCTGCCATTGAGGCAGACAGAAATGCAACTCTGGAGGCATTAAGAGAAGCAGGGATTCTGCTACTCCTGGATGATTTTGGAAGCGGATATTCTTCCTTTGGAATGCTCCAGAATTACAACTTTGATATTATGAAAATTGATATGAGTTTTGTGCGGCAGATAGAAACCAATACCAAAACACGCAGTATTATCCGCTTCATCATTGAAATGGCACATACTATGAATATAAAGATTATAGCGGAAGGTGCTGAAACTAAAGAGCAGGTCGAGTTCTTAAGAGACAACGGCTGTGATTATATTCAGGGTTATTATTTTTACAAACCGATGCCGGAGGAAGAGTTTGTGAAACTGCTGGATGCCGGCAGATAA